In the genome of Arachis stenosperma cultivar V10309 chromosome 2, arast.V10309.gnm1.PFL2, whole genome shotgun sequence, the window tgtTTCATATAAAAGTGGTAACCAAAAAATAAGAATAGATTCtcttaatttactttttttaattaatgttatATAATGTGATTTCTCGTTGTATATTCTTTAAGttagactaaaaaaatatatgagaaAAAATCTTGAATGGCAAAAAATTATACTTGacaaaatcattaaaaaattaagaaaatttattctcccaaaaaaaattaaactatataAATAATCCAAATCATTAAATCAATTTTGTTTATAAGTAACGTTTCAGATTATTCCAAGCAAAACACAATAACAAAATGgcaaatattatatacatattgaTGAATAAGCGacgaaaaatatatttttcattaattgtaattacatttattttaaataatcatattCTTGTCAAATAACATTTTATTAAAGCATTCATTTCACAAAAGGAATTATGTGATATAAATCatgaaattaaatataataatttttttttaccgtCAAGAGAGACAACAAAAGGAATTCAAACGTACTTTTGATGGATATTTAATCTGtatcataaaaattatttagtttctttataataaaaaatcattCAAGTATTTCTTAAAAACCTTATAACTcaagaaattaataaaataataataaataataaatattttaaattaatgaaGATTACctataaatttttaactaaataattaaaacTGATATTATACAATTGTGTAATAATAAATATTCTTGAAACTTGTttcttaatatattaaaatatataatctATTAGTTGTAAAAAATGAATTAACactttatacttatattttaaattactaTACTGTAAATGTTAATCTATAtaatatttgtaaaaaaatataaatattaattatatttttaaatattgaattTGGTTACTTAGTTAAAAGGATTTATGACAAAGAAAATGATACATCTAATATATTAATGATTGTTTTCTAAAAATGTATAACTCACGAAATTTGTAAAATaataagtataaatattttaaattaaggAAAACTATCTATAATTTTGTAActaaagaattaaaaataaaattatataattgtgTAATAACAAAATGTTAAAGATTTTAGTAACGTTACAGCTTACAACATTTGATGTTTGGTTATAACTTTTTAATCGTCTTTTCAATATGAATGTTATTAAACtattaaaaaatctaataataaatattcaaatgttaataataaatattttttagactTATTTCCTagtatattaaatatatatcttaatagttgtaaaaaattaatcctttttatatttcatttcattttgtGTTATTATTCATTACCTTTATGTGTCATTTTGTTAAAGTAAATTTTTGTGAATGTTTTGTTTCTCTTTAACAAGTTAtgtttatcataaaaaaatttatgtgttagtcgttataaaatttcttttttttttcaataatttttttgtattttcttcataaatttctattttttgtcTTTATATATCATCACAAAATTTTTGTGTTTATCTTCaataaatttaatttctgtGTTTTTTGTCTTTATTTCTCTTAAAAATATTGTGTGTATACCATGAAAAGATTTTGTTTCTCTCCAAAAATTGTGTTTGCCTTaaagattattatttttgttttgtgcAAAAAATATCTgtactttttattaaaatttatgtgttattaTTTTGTGTCATCTAACTAAAAGTTATGCATAGTTCAAAGCAATTTTTGTGTTATCCAACTTATTTTTTGCATTATTCAACtaaaatttgtgtatttttaactaatatttttatataattcttttgaataattcaattaaaaaatatgcaaaatttaaaataattttgtgtttTACAACTGaaatttctatatttttcttatgcttttttttgtttgttatgTTTCTGTGTAACTCAACTTAAAAAAGAAACTGATTTCTTTCCAtaaaatttctatttttaaagagaaacataagaaaaataaaaaaatattttatattaataacaaaatatgaacaacagaaaaaaaaagatcatgttaaaagaaagaagaagataaaaaataaataaaaagaagaaactaaaaaaataaaagaaaagaaggaaaaagaagaagtatGCACTTAATAGTGTAAATGATTTTTGTTGGACCAATTAATAATTTGAACAACTTGATTAGGTTTAGTTACTCAAAACCTTGTACTTGTAACATATAAAACCGAATGCTTAATAATTTCCACAAGCTTGTCATGTATGTTAACCCTATTATATGTGATCATAAACTTTTGGCAATGAACGATAAAGAGTAGCACTCAATTTGTCCCTCAAATAATGTCAGATTGGATACTTTAGAACccaacaaatttttaatttttaaaaaaatttgaaaattatttttgtcaaataaattaattttttattgtgtttaattaaatttgtaatatatatatatatatattagacaaataaattttttacaaattttattataaaataattaaattaaaaaaatactataagACAAATTAGTCCCCTCAAAATAATAAAGGGATTGGACTAATTTTTTCAACAAAAATCTTTTAAAgaacaaaaatttattaaagattaaaatactctaatttaaatttttttagatcaatttagattttattaaaaaaatataggcACAAAGCATGCTTACATACACGATCAATTGATAATAAACatcatatatttataatttcatAGTATGATAtctattattaataaatttttataattaatattattaaattttaaattatgtattttattgtattttttaaattatttcatATGTATATTAATAGgtcataattttaattattttaatatttttatttaatatttatatgtatatttatttattaattttaatatgacgaattaataattattttaaaaaaattattttttaatatttaattatattttatttttatttttaatagtctatatataaaatataagttGTATAGTAGaagttgttaaaattttttaatttaacctctataatttctaaaaaaaatattattttaatagataataatgtgattaaaagatattaaaaatttaatttaaaaaaaattaaaattaattttaaaaagaatattaataactctaaataaacaaacaaaaaaggtgaataataaaaaaaataaataataaaaaatgtatatatcACTTActtattaaaaaacaaaaatttttacataatattttatattataattaccTTTTAACTACCTAGCATATTTGGTTTTATGTTTTGCATGCGCTTATGCAAATTATTCTCCCTGAATGAATTTCTTCCTAGTCTACTTTAGTTGGTGGCATGTCTTTTCTCTATTGACCAGGCACGGACCTACGCTCAGTAACGGGGGACACTTGCCCCACTCtcaatttattatatatatatatatatatatatatatatatatatatatatatatatatatatatatatatatataatatgtcttattttaaaatttaaataatttcactacaaataaattaaatctaattattaaaaattttaaatttattttatttttttattatattgatcattaattaattcaattaaatttagtcttcttctatttttaaattttagccGTTActcatttattcttttaaattctcttcttaatttcatatttttaacattattttttatttcttttttagtGGTTATCTTCTCTTCATTAAAaggtaaattttaaattctctattttattttatatagctCCCTATGACTTTatgtatcttttaattttattatttctctttttaatattttcaattacaaattttattttattctcaatttagtgatctttattatttatttgtttatctttcgttctattctattatatgtaATTATGTTGCATATAAATTTCTAAAGTGAATtaatcaatttcataatttagaatatatttttttatatttttaaaaatagtaatgaaaaaatatttcaaaagaaAATTACTCCTACAATCTAAAGTCATTCCATTAGATTTGAAGCTAAGAAATTTAGCGGCTAATataatttttggtttttttttttaatttaaataattaatgtgcacttttatatttttaaatttaaattaatatatcttttgataatcatatgtattatttttgtcctcCAACATAAATTTTTTGAGTCTATCACTGctattgatactattattttaaGATTATATTTAACTTATAAAATAGTAAGTTTGGTAGATAGAGTTTAACTAACGTATATTAAAAATacatgataaatttattattaataataataaaatttatatttttaaaataaatatattaatattttaaattttttattgtttaataattttttaatttaaaatattaatatatatttttaaaacacatGATAACTAAACTTTTATTGTTAATATTAAAACTCTATTATTAGTTAATGCTTAATAGGAAAGAAGTGTTGAATGACACAATAAATacattgaaaatttaaattttttatttttttctttaaaagtttgtaattgTTATACTCTAGAAAAACCAACAATGAATAAATTGAACAAAATTTTACATTCAAATAAATTAAGGTGTTGCAAAATATATTAAACAAAATACAATTGTATGGTGACATACTCTGTTCTTCAGTCTTCTCCCCCATCATCAAATGGGATAACATAATTGAACACACTACTATTTTAATTGGTGGTAGGTCTTTTCTTAATTATTGATACTATTTTAAGATGGATTTTAGCTATCTTGTATCTTTAAgatatatgttaaaattataaattaaaaaaatatttattaaaaataaaaaaatttaaattttaatatatttattttatatttattaaaataatatatttaaaatattttactaataataattttattatatactcttagaatacataataattaaattcttttaaaattatatttgactTATTAAAATGGTAGGGTGTTTAAATTAAAGTTAtcaacaccattattattaatattgaAATTCAAATTGGTTAATGCTTAATCGAAAAAATATATACTGGGTCAccaaattaattttgtaattaaatctaattatatattttaagatattttttatttatcttatatttaaatattcaaCTTTCAAACAacatcttctttttctcttattcttttctcttcttcttttctactcttcctttttttttctacttctctttcatttttctacattttttagtttatttatttgattatcTTTTgcgtatttttttaaattttatatgctgaagtagaagaagaaaaaaaggaaaaaaatgcataaaacccATAGAAATTCTTTGCCCAAAACCAAAAATTTTACCACGATAAACATATAAGTTTTTAAGGTAAACCTAACTTTTAGGagaaaaataaaggaagaaaatataaaaatttattgaagaaGAATACAAAAATTTTACGACGACAAACGcataataaataattgtttgAACGTAAACACACAATCttttgaaaagaaaacaaagaaaaaaaatatatagaaattTATTGATAATATACGTAAATTGTGatatttaactaaaattcaTGTTTTATACGTTTGTACCATTCAATTTTAACCAAAATGCTGAAAACTTGTTATAGTTTTCACATATGTGAAAAATGATCCTTTAAAACAAGAAGATTAGTATagtgaaaaaataaaagttactatatatttatttattattatttgtagaagttgaaaatataataacttctcaaaaatatcattataaaaCTTCTGCAATTATATAGAAGATTAAAGTGTAAAATTACTGGTACGGTCTAAAAAACTAAAAGAATCACACTACCCTTACCTTGCATATAACTCTCAACTAGGGCTATGTATATTAGCTCCATAGAGATAGATTAAACACATACACATATGAGAACCGATGACGATAAATCGATAATCATGGAGTATCTAGCGCTACTTCTTATAGTTTCTTTTGAGTTCTTAAGCATTATTATTCATCACATTTTCAAATCCAAATTAGTCATGAGAACACCTAAATCAACCAAATTCTCACTAGGACCTAATATTGGTGTTTTGATACCTAGTGTTTTTCACACTGAGATAtatgcatatttttttaaattttatatattttgtttgtaaatgaaataaagtcaaataaaatagtgtcttatctcgtttataatATAAACGAGATATAAACAATCTTAATTCgtttaaaatatgtaaaaaaaatagaaattaataaatatattacaaattatttatatttgtaaataaaatatttaaattatttatttaaaaaaaaattctttattcTACTCATTTAAGAACTCTCTAAAAAAACTAACAATGAATAAATTgaacaaaattttatattcaaataaTACATTATGGTGTTATGGAAAATAtctttaacaaaatataattgcACGGTCACATAAGACACATATTCTCTTCGATCTCCACCCATCATAAAATCCGACAACAAATTGAACACAACTATTTTAGTTGGTTGTAGGTATTTTCTCAATTATTGATGCTATTTTAAGATTATATTTGACTTATTGAATTGAAATAGTGGAGTGTTCAAATTAAAGTTACTAGTAccattattattaatattaaaatccTATGATTGGTAAATGTTAATCTGAAAGAAATAAATGTTAGGTGACCAAATCAAATTTGTAACTAAGTCTaaatgaatatttttaaaaacatgttttttatttatcttatatttagGTGTTCAATTTTCactatttttttctcttatttttttttccttcaccatcattttctttttttctttttctatttctcttttatttttttacatcttctctctctcttcttatatatctttttatttatttatttgactattttttgtatatttttaagattatgcataagaagaacagaaaaagaagaaggaaatgAAGAATGCATAAAAATCCATAGAAATTCTTTGCACAAAACCAAAAAATTTATGATGATAAACATAGAAGTTTTTTTTAAAGGTAAACACAATTTTTAGGAGAAAAACAAAGGGaaaaaaagcaaatatttattgagaaaaaaacacaaaaaatttacaataataaacatggattttttattttaataaataaattaattataataattactaaaataaataatttaaaaaatatttaccaaaataaatacttttctcttatctcgtttacacgagataattttagatgtaaacgagataagacagATGGACACGACACGTgtatatctcgtttatagtgtaaatgagatacatgtatttttttaaaaaattgaaaataataaaaaatattaataatatcaataatccAAACTTTTAGCATCCAATTAGTACATAAAAATGTTGGTAGAATAGATTAAAATGAAAAAGTGGAAAGCGTGAGGTTGATGGACGataaataaaacacaaaaagatGAGAATTTTCCTTAAATacgatttttttatttttcaaatttaaatcaatcCAATTGGatcataatttaatctaaaatttTGTATGTATTCTTTTTGAGTACTAATTAATCAAACATATTCATTTTAATCTCTTCTACCAATCTTTTTATGTACTAATTGCATGCTAAAAGTTTggattattgatattattaatattttttattatttttaatttttttattattgctaaaactttttttttaaaatatatatctcgtttacggtgtaaacgagataagagagATGTATTTATttcgataaatattttttatattatttattttgctaattattatatttatttaatttataaaaataaaaaaccctaataaacacataaataattgtttgaaggtaaatatataattttttttattgacaaTATACATAAATTGTGataataatcacataaatattttaaaggtaaacacaattttttgaataaatatgaaaaaaaacaCAGAAACTTAATTATTGAGAAAAacagaatttttttttacaaaaagcataactttttgaagagagaaaagaaagaaaacacaaaaatttattgacaataaatatagaaatttttgaaggtatagagaaaaatacaaaaattttataaCAATTTTTGTGGTAAACACACGATGTTTTTAAGAGAAACAAAAGACGAAAACACAAGTTTATCAAGGATAAATAGGGAAATTTTATGATgataaatactatttttttttaagtaaacacaattttttgaaataaaacaaagaaagaacatacaaaaaattattgaagaaaaaataaaaaaatttataatgaTAAATACAAAATCGTTTTACATATAAATGGAACTTTTTGAAGAGGAACaacagaaaaaatataaaaatttactGACGATAAACACGAAATTTTTGTACTAATAATAAagacaaaaatacaaaataatttgtgtcttattcaaataattttttatatttatattttgtattacAAATACTTTTTGTGTTATTTAACTAAATTTCATGGTTTATTCTTTTATACCATTCAATTTAACTAAAATGCTGAAAATATGTTATAATTTTCACATATTTAGTAATCCGaatttcaaatcatatatatgTGAGAAAATATCCTTTAAAACAAGAAGATTAATATagtgaaaaaaataaaggttattatttttttattatttattattatttatagaagttgaaaaaataataatttctcAAAATTATCATTATAAAACGTCTGCAATTATATAGATGATTAAAGTGTCAAATTAATAGTAcggtttaaaaaaattaaaacaatcaCACTACTCTTACCTTGCATATAACTCTCAATTAGGGCTATATATATAAGTTCCATAGAGATTAGCCACATACACATATGAGAATCAATGATGATCATGGAGTATCTAGCACTACTTATAGTTTCTTTTGTGTCCATAAGCATTATTATCCATCACATTTTCATCAAATCCAAATTAGGCATCAGAGCACATAAATCAACCAAATTTCCACCAGGACCTAAACCTTTACCAATCATAGGAAACATCTTAGAACTTGGTACCCAACCTCACCAAGCACTTGCTAAGCTTTCTCAAACATATGGACCAATAATGACTCTTAAGCTTGGTACCATAACCACCATAGTTATCTCATCTCCTATGTTAGCCAAACAAATTCTCCAAAAATATGACCAAATTTTTTCTTATAGAACAATTCCGGATACCGTTAAAGCACTTGATCACCATTTGTATTCAGTGGGATGGTTGCCACCTTCGACTCAATGGAGGATCCTTAGACGAGTTTGTGCTACGAAAGTGTTCTCTCCACTAAAACTTGATTCCACGGAAGTTCTTCGACAAAAGAAACTGCGAGAATTAATGGATTTTGTGAAagataaaagtgaaaaaggcgaaattttgaatttcagtGAGACTTGTTTTAAAATGGTACTTAATTTTATATCTAACGCTTTCTTTTCTATGGATTTAGCTCATTACGACTCTTCTAAGTCTCAAGAATTCAAGGATATAATTTGGGGCATTGGGGAAGAATCCGGAAGGCCTAATGTGGTGGATTTCTTCCCATTCCTTAGATTCCTTGATCCACAAGGTGCACGTGCAAGGATGACCAAGTATACTGAAAAGTTGATAGCTTTCGTTGATGGTCTTATAGAAGAAAGATTGAATTTAAAGGCTCTAGAAATGGATACTACTACTCATAAAAGAGGCAAAGATGTGTTAGATTCTGTTTTAGAAGTTATGTTGGAAGACAATTCTCAAGTGACTCGTCTCCATGTTGTGCATCTCTTTCTGGTGAGTATCTTGTCCAATCCATCAAATAATTCAAGGTTTAgcttttgaaattatttttttttgggcTAAAAAGTTGGATACTTAATTACATTCTTTTTGTTAGTATGTTTATATAAAGTTTATTTTGATATTGTAAATTACACAATTATCTAAtcaattttatacttttaaataatGTTTGAAGTGGTGGattatttgaaaattaattattgagtAAATTATTGTTTTTGTCCCAACGTTTGGAATAagttttaaagttgttcttaacgtttcaatcgtcctatttaagtccctaacgttttaaaattggctcaatgttgtcctgtcgttagggatccgttaacagaattaatggcaggacaaaattgagacgattttaaaacgttagggacttaaata includes:
- the LOC130961536 gene encoding cytochrome P450 76T24-like, with the protein product MMIMEYLALLIVSFVSISIIIHHIFIKSKLGIRAHKSTKFPPGPKPLPIIGNILELGTQPHQALAKLSQTYGPIMTLKLGTITTIVISSPMLAKQILQKYDQIFSYRTIPDTVKALDHHLYSVGWLPPSTQWRILRRVCATKVFSPLKLDSTEVLRQKKLRELMDFVKDKSEKGEILNFSETCFKMVLNFISNAFFSMDLAHYDSSKSQEFKDIIWGIGEESGRPNVVDFFPFLRFLDPQGARARMTKYTEKLIAFVDGLIEERLNLKALEMDTTTHKRGKDVLDSVLEVMLEDNSQVTRLHVVHLFLILFMAGVDSTSITIEWAMTELLRNPEKLEKLRKELQCVLGKGEQNHEQIEESHISKLPFLRAVVKETLRLHPPAPLLAPHKAHEDVEITGFMIPKNAQILVNVWAMGKDSSIWEHPNEFMPERFLDSKIDIHGHDFELIPFGAGRRICPGLPLGYRSVHIALATLLNGYDWKLANGQKSKDLDMSEKFGLTLHKAQPLQAIPIKSQQ